In the Lactobacillus paragasseri genome, AGACTAAAAAAAGACGCCGCTCAGGACGTCTTTTCTGAAGAAAATATAATTAATGAAGGGATGCAGCTTTTTGAGACTGCATTTTTTCTTGCATTTGTTTTTGTAATTTCTGCATATCTTTTGTCGAGATAACCTTCCAGTTTGAAGGAAGGGTAAAAATATACTCTCTATGTTTTAACTCGTTATTATGACTAAACGCACTAAACATAATCCGGCTAAAATTATCTTTGTAAACATATCGAGTAGTTCTTATCTTAAGACTAGCTTCTTTTCCTTGCTTAACTTTGGTTGAAACCTTATCTAGTTTAATTGCTTTGGGCTTCTTTTGATTGTTATTAGTCTTATATAAATATACTTTTTCTGTTCCATTACCCAGAGATTGATAAAGTAAAATTGGTAGGTTAGGGTTAACGCTTGAAGTTAAATTTTGTGTGCTAGTCTGTGTTTCTGTCTTCAGTCCCCAGTGATTGTAGTCATGTTCGACGATACCCAGCACGCAAAGCAAAGTAATGATTAAAGAAATCCATGAAACTAGAGTATGACCTTTCCCAGGGATGACATTAAAGTATATAAATAAAATTACTGCCAAAATTAAAATTACAATTATCATTATCCGTTTACCTCTTCTTGATTTTCACGTGCACGGTTGCCTTTCTTTAAGAAGAAAGAAAGAACTAAAGCAACTAAGGCAAAAAGAATACTCATTGCAAATGAAGCACGGAATCCATCTAAAGTTGCATTGATTGCTTGATTCTTATATTGAAGTGGGAGGGTATGAAGCAGTTCTTTTGCTGGCATATGGTTGTTGGTTGTAGTAGTTAAAATTGAAACGAGAATAGCAGTACCAATTGAACTTAAAACTTGTCGAAAAGTATTGTTCACTGCTGTTCCGTGGGAGATTTTGTTTAAAGGCAATGAGTTCATTCCTGAAGTGGTAACGTTCATCATAACTAAAGCAACACCGACCATTCTAATTGCGTACAAAACAATAATCATAGTATATGAGCTTTCTGCAGTTAAGAATACAAATGGAATAGTGCCAAGTGCTAAGAGGGTCATTCCAGTAATTGCCATTTTTCGTGCACCATATTTATCGAATAAACGTCCCGTAATTGGTGACATAATTCCGATCATCAAGGCACCAGGTAATAGCATTAATCCTGAATGAAATGCTGATACACCACGTAAATTTTGAATATATAATGGCAAAACCATTTCAATACCAACCATTGCTAAATTGGTAATACCACTTAAAGCAGCTGCTAGAGAAAATTCGAAATGTTTGAAGACGGTAATATCTAAAAATGGATCTGCCATCTTTAATTGTCGCATGCCAAAAAGAATAACAAATATAATTCCTACGCCAATAAATCCTAGAATTTCAGGGTTAGTCCATCCTTTATTACCAGCTTCTGAAAAGCCGTAAAGTAAACTACCAAAACCAATAGTTGAAGTTGTCACTGACCAAACGTCAATTTTTTCTTTCTTAGTTGGAAGAACGTCTTTAATTAAGAAAAACGCTAAAATAATAACAATTCCAGCAATTGGAGCAATAATACTGAATAAGTAACGCCAGGAAAGATTATCAACAATCCACCCAGATAAGGTTGGACCAATAGCTGGTGCGAGACCAATAACAATACCAACTGTTCCCATCGCAGCACCGCGTTTATTAGCGGGAAAGATTGAAAGCATGATGGTTTGAAGAAGCGGCATAGTAACACCCACGCCGAGTCCTTGAATAATTCTTCCAGTTAATAAAGTCCCAAAATTTGGCGCAACTGCAGCAGTCACTGTTCCAATAAAGAAAACTGACATTGCTGTCAAATACATTTTTCTTGAGCCAAAACGATTAATTAGCCAAGCTGAAACTGGAATCATGACTCCATTAACTAATAAAAATGCAGTTGAAAGCCATTCAGCAGTTGCTGTACTGATATGAAAGGAACGCATAATTGAGGGAAGAGCTGTTGCAAGCAAGGTTCCATTTAGCACAGTACAGAAAGATCCAATAATTAAAACTAGAACAAGCAAGTTTCGATTATAGGCTTTTCCGTGAATATCGGTTGGTTGTTGATCCATTTGAATTTTCCTTTCTATTGTTAAAAAATCTTGCAAACTATAAAAACTATATTCTTAAATAATTTCTTTGTCAAATTATCTTACATAAAAGTCATGATATTTAACATATATGTTGTCAAAATTAACATAAGCTATTAAACTATAAATAAGATTACGAGGTAAGGAATTTATAATGGAATCAAAAAAGATACTTCATAATGTTTTTCAAAATATTGAAGTAGGAATTGGAGAAGTTAGCAAAGTAGTTGGTGTATCTCAAAGACAATTACGCTATTGGGAAGAAAAGGGCTATATTAAGCCTGTTTCTGATGATAATAGCGGTGTTAGAAGATATAATTTATCGACGCTTTACTTAATTGTTTTTATTAAAGAACAACTTGATAAGGGATTTACATTAGCAGCAGCTTTTGAGCGTTCAAAAGATATTAGGGTAAAGAGTAAAATTGTACGTACCTTTTTTGAACATACTTTTAATGATGTAAAAATTACCAATCCTGATAAAGGATATGGTGAAATTGACCTAGGTGAATTACGAACTGACGATGGTAAAATGTATCATTTCAAGGGTGTTGTTGATGAACGTGGTCGCTATGTAAAAATTGATGAATAAAAAGGAAGCACCAACAAGTAAGTTATGCTTCCTTTTTTAGGACAAGTCGATATTGTTTTTATTTTTATAAGTATATTAATAATATTTATTTACTAAAACCAGCTTCATACCAAACGTTGGCAGAAGGTTTCAGTGACCAGCCAGTTACTTTGCTATTAACTGCCGTCACTGAGTAAGCACCGCTAGTTGGAATTACATAAGCTTTGTTGTACATCCATCTTTGCCATTCGTGGAATTTTTGCACCCGATATTTTTTATCAAAAGATTTGGCAGAATCGATTTCATTCAATAATTTAGTATTAGTCGGAGAGACAAAACGGGCAAAATTATAAGGCATCTTTTCACCGTAGAACACGCTTGGAGAAGGATCACCTGCTGCACCCCAAGCTCCTTCAAGAACGTCAATTTTAGGATCACTTGCTTTAACTGCAGCTACCCAGCGGTTAAATTCCATCGGACGGCCGCCTAAGAATTTAACGTTTAAACCGGCTTTTTTCCATTGTTGAATGTAGTTACGCCAGATGGCCTCGCTGTTTTCGCCAGAACCACGTACTGCTAGATTGATAACTAAGGGCTTACCATTTGGTTGACTCCGATAGAGTGCACCAGGTGCTTTTTTATAGCCAGCTTTATCTAGTAATTTATTGGCTTTATCTAGATTATAAGAATAGGTTGGAATATTTTTGTCATAATATGGAGTAAATTGTGAGGGAATCAAAGAATTAATTCTGAATTCTAAACCATGGTAGAACCGTTTATTAATGACATCAACATTCATTGCATAGGCCATTGCTTTTCGTAAAGCGGGATTATTCATCTTAGCATGAGGATTTTCAACATTTTTACCAAGTTTTGCATCCCATTTTCCAACTTTAAAGGCTAAGTAATCGTAGCTAAGTGTTTTTTTACCAACAAAATTAACTCCCTTAGTGTTTTTTACCTGTTCCCATTGTGAGCTTAGAACATTTGCAACGTCGAATTTTTTGCTCTTAATTGCTTGTGAGACATTAGAATTAGTAATATTTGACATGTAAATATGTTCAAAGTTAGGTTTACCGCGCCAGTAATATGGATTTCTTGACCAACTAGTAGATTGTCCTTGAACGGTTTTATCCATTTTATATGGACCAAAGTAGAGTGGGTGCTTTCTTACTTGCGGACTAGAAACAAGCTTGTCAAAGGGAACGTGCTTCAAATAATGGTAAGGAGCAGCGTGTTCCCAGAAGAAGCCATTAGCGGAGTTCATCATTGCTGGTTTTAATTCCTTAAAGTGAAGGATTAATTTCTTTCCATTTGGTCCATCTGGCATTTCAAGACCAGAAATATTATTAGCTTTTCCCCGATGGTATTCAGCCATTCCTTTAATATTTTCAAGCGAAGAGGTATATTGAGTAGTTTGAACTTTAGGATTAGCTAAAATTTCGTATGCATACTCCAAATCCTTAGCGGTTACTGGCTTGCCATCCGACCAACGAACTTTCTTTTTCACTTTGATTTCAGCAGTATTGTTACTATGATTTAGTTTTAAACTGGCAGCTCCTTTATTGGTGAATTGATAATGATCATTAATATCAAAAAGTGCTTCGTCTCCTGGAGCAGCTGCTTCAGAATCGGGACTAGTATCAGCAATTTCAGCTGAAAAAATTCCAGTAAATGGTGATTCATTTTCTAAAGCATAGGTCAAGGTTCCTCCTTTTTTAATGGTTTTATGAGGAACGGCCTGGGAAAACTTGATGGGCTGGTTGCTCGAATCAGTTTTCTTGGCACCACAAGCAGTTGATAAAATCGCTAGTGAGCTCGCTAGTGTTACATACAGCAGTTTGGACTTTGACATCTTCATATAAAATTCTCCTTTCGTCAAAAATCCAATAACAGCATGATTAAGAAAACAAAAAGACGCTCTATTAGATCGTAATGATCCAATAGGGCGTCTTGTCGCTGTACCACCTATTTTTACTAGAAAAACTAGTCTTTAATAACGTACGGTTCAATACAAGAGAACGATACGCCGTCGCTATAAAGGGCTGTCCCTTAAACTACTTTAAATCGTAGTTTACGCTCAAAGGTGATTTTCATTAAGACTCTATCTATTTCTTCACACCAACCAGAAATTCTCTGAGAGACGAGTACTTAATTACTTTTCCTTATCAAAGCTGTTTGATAATAATGTTTGTGCTCATAATAATACGCCGATTTGAAAATATGTCAACATAAAATTATATTTTGCTTATTTTAATTATAAATTTATTTTTATATTGATATGATATACCTCACTGCAAGTTTCATACAAAAAAATTGCAAATAATCTTTAGAAGATAGGCAAATTTAAGGCCACTGATTTAAAGCAAATGTTATTGATTAAAAATATGAATGGGAGGGTAAAGCAAATAATTTATATATTTATTGATTGAAAGATAACTGTCAATTTGTTATTTAATATAATAAAAATATTATAAAAACTTGAGCAAAAAAGAAGATTTTTTCTCTTAAGAGGCCTATAATTGTAATTGATAAGTGATAGAAAGGAACTGTATACTATGAAAAAATTAGATACAAATAAATTAACTGAAAAACAAGCAGATCTTTTTAAGAACAATTTAGTTTATATTGCTACTGTTGACGAAAACGGCAACCCACAAGTTGGACCTAAGGGCTCAATGACTGTGTTAGACCCAAGTCACATGCAATATCTTGAAAAGACTAAGGGAGCAGCTTTTGAAAATATTAAGAATGGTTCAAAGGTCGCATTAGTTGCAGCAGACGTTCCTTCTCATACTGCTGTTCAAGTTTTAGCAACTCCTCATGTTCATGAAGATGATGAATATGCAAAGAAAGTTGTTTCAGGTACTGATACTCCTAATGCATTTGTAGTAGTACTTGATATTGATGAAATTTTTGAATAATTTAAAAGTACAAAAATTTTATTCTACCTGCAATTTGAATAAAGTAAGAAAGACTAAGTATTGATAAAATACTTAGTCTTTTTTTTGCTAGATAACTTGCTTATTTTTTATATTAATGTAAGATTAAAACTAATTAAATGAATCTAATGAAGTTAAAAGGAGAGATAAAAATGGGTGCTTTATCAGAACAAGAACTAGCAGCTTTTTCTGCAGATTTTAATAAAAATGGTAAAAATAAAGTAGCGTCTCGTGCTGCTCGTCGAAATGGATTATTTGAAGCATCATTTAATGATGAAGTTTCAAAACGGTTAAATCACACTTTTTCTACCGAACTTGATATTGGTGGAGTAACTGACCAAAAGCATTCTGGTCGTTGCTGGGAATTTGCAACTTTGAATGTTTTGCGTCATCATTTTGGTAAAAAATATCATGTTAAGGACTTTACTTTCTCACAAGCTTATAATTTCTTCTGGGATAAGATTGAAAGAGCTAACGCTTTTTATGATAGTATGATTCGTTTAGCTGATAAGCCAGTTGATGATCGTGAAGTTGAAACCTGGTTTGATTTTGCAGGTCAAGATGGTGGTTTGTGGCAAATGGCAATTAATCTGGTAAAAAAATATGGTGTAGTTCCATCATACGCAATGCCAGAAAATGCAACTTCAAATAATACAACTGCATTAATTGATTCCTTAGCTCGTAAGGAAAGAAAAGATGCGCTAGTATTACGTAAATTAGTTCAAGAAGGTAAGCTTGAAGAAGCTGAAAAAGCTAAGAAAGAATTCTTAAATGAAGTTTACCGCATGGCTGCAGTAGCGTTGGGTGAACCACCAAAGAAGTTTGATTTGGAATATCGTGATGACGATAAAAAGTATCATTTAGAAAAAGATTTAACTCCACGTCAATTTGCAGAAAAATATTTAAAAGATTTTAATTGGGATGATTATGTTGTCTTATTAAACTCACCTAATTATGATTACAACAAGCGCTACCACCAAGGTTTATATGATAATGTTGCTGGCGGTCAACCAATTACTGGTTTAAATGTGCCGATTGAAGTTTTGGCACGAGCAGCTGCAACTCAATTGAAAGATGGAAGAGCAGTTATTTTTGGAAATGACGTTTTAAAACAAATGGAACGTAAAACTGGTTTCCTTGATACCGATTTATACAAGACTGATGACTTGTTTAGTGTTGATACTCAAATGAGTAAGGCTGATCGTTTAGCTACTGGTGAAGGATCTGCAACACATGATATGACTTTAGTCGGCGTTGACGAAGACAATGGTGAGATTCGTAAGTGGAAGGTTGAAAATTCTTGGGGCGATAAGTATGGTCACAAGGGCTTCTACGAAATGAGTCAAAAGTGGTTTGAAGAGTATGTTTATGACGTAGTTGTTGATAAGAAGTACTTATCTGAAGACTTAGTTAAACTTTGGGAAGAGCC is a window encoding:
- a CDS encoding MDR family MFS transporter, whose product is MDQQPTDIHGKAYNRNLLVLVLIIGSFCTVLNGTLLATALPSIMRSFHISTATAEWLSTAFLLVNGVMIPVSAWLINRFGSRKMYLTAMSVFFIGTVTAAVAPNFGTLLTGRIIQGLGVGVTMPLLQTIMLSIFPANKRGAAMGTVGIVIGLAPAIGPTLSGWIVDNLSWRYLFSIIAPIAGIVIILAFFLIKDVLPTKKEKIDVWSVTTSTIGFGSLLYGFSEAGNKGWTNPEILGFIGVGIIFVILFGMRQLKMADPFLDITVFKHFEFSLAAALSGITNLAMVGIEMVLPLYIQNLRGVSAFHSGLMLLPGALMIGIMSPITGRLFDKYGARKMAITGMTLLALGTIPFVFLTAESSYTMIIVLYAIRMVGVALVMMNVTTSGMNSLPLNKISHGTAVNNTFRQVLSSIGTAILVSILTTTTNNHMPAKELLHTLPLQYKNQAINATLDGFRASFAMSILFALVALVLSFFLKKGNRARENQEEVNG
- a CDS encoding C1 family peptidase, whose translation is MGALSEQELAAFSADFNKNGKNKVASRAARRNGLFEASFNDEVSKRLNHTFSTELDIGGVTDQKHSGRCWEFATLNVLRHHFGKKYHVKDFTFSQAYNFFWDKIERANAFYDSMIRLADKPVDDREVETWFDFAGQDGGLWQMAINLVKKYGVVPSYAMPENATSNNTTALIDSLARKERKDALVLRKLVQEGKLEEAEKAKKEFLNEVYRMAAVALGEPPKKFDLEYRDDDKKYHLEKDLTPRQFAEKYLKDFNWDDYVVLLNSPNYDYNKRYHQGLYDNVAGGQPITGLNVPIEVLARAAATQLKDGRAVIFGNDVLKQMERKTGFLDTDLYKTDDLFSVDTQMSKADRLATGEGSATHDMTLVGVDEDNGEIRKWKVENSWGDKYGHKGFYEMSQKWFEEYVYDVVVDKKYLSEDLVKLWEEPAVDLKPWAHIGL
- a CDS encoding MerR family transcriptional regulator, translated to MESKKILHNVFQNIEVGIGEVSKVVGVSQRQLRYWEEKGYIKPVSDDNSGVRRYNLSTLYLIVFIKEQLDKGFTLAAAFERSKDIRVKSKIVRTFFEHTFNDVKITNPDKGYGEIDLGELRTDDGKMYHFKGVVDERGRYVKIDE
- a CDS encoding DUF4811 domain-containing protein, with product MIIVILILAVILFIYFNVIPGKGHTLVSWISLIITLLCVLGIVEHDYNHWGLKTETQTSTQNLTSSVNPNLPILLYQSLGNGTEKVYLYKTNNNQKKPKAIKLDKVSTKVKQGKEASLKIRTTRYVYKDNFSRIMFSAFSHNNELKHREYIFTLPSNWKVISTKDMQKLQKQMQEKMQSQKAASLH
- a CDS encoding oligopeptide ABC transporter substrate-binding protein; amino-acid sequence: MKMSKSKLLYVTLASSLAILSTACGAKKTDSSNQPIKFSQAVPHKTIKKGGTLTYALENESPFTGIFSAEIADTSPDSEAAAPGDEALFDINDHYQFTNKGAASLKLNHSNNTAEIKVKKKVRWSDGKPVTAKDLEYAYEILANPKVQTTQYTSSLENIKGMAEYHRGKANNISGLEMPDGPNGKKLILHFKELKPAMMNSANGFFWEHAAPYHYLKHVPFDKLVSSPQVRKHPLYFGPYKMDKTVQGQSTSWSRNPYYWRGKPNFEHIYMSNITNSNVSQAIKSKKFDVANVLSSQWEQVKNTKGVNFVGKKTLSYDYLAFKVGKWDAKLGKNVENPHAKMNNPALRKAMAYAMNVDVINKRFYHGLEFRINSLIPSQFTPYYDKNIPTYSYNLDKANKLLDKAGYKKAPGALYRSQPNGKPLVINLAVRGSGENSEAIWRNYIQQWKKAGLNVKFLGGRPMEFNRWVAAVKASDPKIDVLEGAWGAAGDPSPSVFYGEKMPYNFARFVSPTNTKLLNEIDSAKSFDKKYRVQKFHEWQRWMYNKAYVIPTSGAYSVTAVNSKVTGWSLKPSANVWYEAGFSK
- a CDS encoding pyridoxamine 5'-phosphate oxidase family protein; translation: MKKLDTNKLTEKQADLFKNNLVYIATVDENGNPQVGPKGSMTVLDPSHMQYLEKTKGAAFENIKNGSKVALVAADVPSHTAVQVLATPHVHEDDEYAKKVVSGTDTPNAFVVVLDIDEIFE